The genomic region ACCATGATGTCCGACTCTAGTTCTGCATTAATCTTGTCGAGGTCATCGTGGGATATACTTCTGCCAATTAGAGCAGCAGTGTTGGTGTTAATTATAAAAGATGCCACGCCGCCTAACAGGAAACCACCCAAAATGGATCCAATGGCATCGTACATGGAATTCCCAGTGTATGAGGTGAGACTCATGAATATTGTTGCTGTAGTGATGCCGACAACCTATCAAAGATGATAAAAATATGCTATAACACTGAGTTCGGCAAGATACAGTTTGAAGGACATACAAAATCATTTTGagcaattattaaatatttacggAAGCGAAGTCCTCCAGAAGAACAACGTTCACGGAAGGATCTTGCCCTGCGAATACATATTCCTTGAATGTTCGTTGTTTCTCTTCCGCTCCTTTCTTTATCGATTGGATGGCAACCAACAAAGTTGCTCCTTCAGAAACCAAAGAGCCAGCTAGCACACAATAGGCCCAGTAAAACGGCTCTACTGACGTAGGATACAGAAGGCCATGGATTCCATGGTAAAACGATAGACCAGCACCCACACAGAAAATACCAACGCCAGATATCAAAGAGGAAACGTACTTCATATTCGTATAGCCATAGGGGTGATCAGGATCAGGATTCTGAAACATTTTTAATGGTTACTATATAGTGAATCTACAAACGTATGGCAAACAATTGGATCGCGTGATCCAATTATTGTGGAGGCACTTACCTGTACCGATTTGTGAATACCATACGCTAATATTAATTGGTTGCAAGTATCCGCGGCGGAGTGCACGCACTCCGCAAACATGCTGTGTGAACCAGTGTACACCCAAGCGAATAGTTTACATATAAAATTGCACGCGTTACTGGAGGAAAAAGGGATCTGATTATTGAAGCAGACAGATGTTTATCGGATTCAATCGAAAAGGTGAGGCTTACATCGCGATTGCAATTAGGACTACTTTGCCGGATCTTCCAAAAAGACCTTCGTGTTCTTGTGTAAACTTAGCTTTGCTACCCATTTCTCTCCTGTAATCTCTAAGTCTTCGTTTCACAGTAAATACATCTAGGACGAAAAGCAGGCAGCAATGTTTATACCAAAGAATTTATCAAGCAGACATTTATATCGTATTAACAAACGCATGAGAATAAACCCTGCAAGATGGAGAGACACTTTACAACTATTCGAATTCTATTTTGAATGGTTTTTGTAAAGATTTGAACAGATAATCTCAAAATGGTACTTTCTACTATAAATATCAGATGAAAAACCAGTAAACCTTACTTTGCTGATAGGCTTTCTGTTCGAGCTCCTTTTTGAGAAGCTCCTTTATCAAAGCATCTCTTGAGCCCCAAACTTCTAAAGCTCTGAAAGTAAACCAAACACACTGAACATCATCAAAAGAAATTAAAGATACCAAATAATATTTTAGCTTACTTGGCTTCAACGTCTTTCCTCCAATAGACAGTAATCGGCGGTTCAAATTCATAAGGTGATCTTCTCTTGGTTTTTGGTAGATCTTCTAAGTCGGACGGCTTTAATAAAAAATCAGACATGGCTCTAACCGGTGTAATAAAATTACGTTCTAGGGATGATGTACTTCTGTCTACTTTCTTCTTTTTGGCTACAAATAACAAGTATATTAGTATAGAGAATGATTCAAAGAAATAAATTAATAGACAGCTAAAAACccataaagaaaataaaaaatgaaacctTTCTTTGCTGCAGCTATGTCTGTACCTTCCACTCCAATATCCTGTGATTTCTCTTTTTTAATATGATCATCCGTGGTGGAAACAGGTTCCAAGGTCAACTGTCTTTCTTTTAATTGCCCTAAATTTTCTTCCTTCAGCTCTATTATTCTCTGTGCGGGCTGTTCCTCCGTTTTCTGCACAACATTGCTAGAGTCTTCTTTTTGCAATTTTGTGAAAACAGAAATCGATCTGGACGTTGGAATGAGTATCCATCTGTGATCATTCATTTGCCCACCTCTTTTCAAACTAAGAGAATTATTTACAACGTGTAGCTTGCATCTCGTGCTACGATTACACGTTATCAAAGTGCTAGCACATCTTTTAACATATCCTACTTGAAAAATGTACACACAGTCATTATTGTATCGACCAATGTTGTGAATGAGCCTTAATAGCTTTGAAGACCGTCGAAACATTGTAAAACTTGATCCTAGCCAGTCACACTTTTCTGAGAACTACTTAACCTAACTGAAAATAAATAACATTAAATTTACCATAACGTAGGTACCATTTTAAAATCTtatcagcttaaaatcaattcctTTTGTCCATATGAAAGCACGAAATCACCGGAAGATGATTCGTTTTAAGAAAAATAAGCATATCGAATTGTCTCAAATGAATTCTTTACCTTCTTCGTGAGTTCACTTGTACATTGATGATTTCATAAGATCGAATTCATCGTGAATaattattttgataaaaaatagcaaattcatgtgaattTATACTAGAAAAAGTAGTCCATTCGGTCTCATCTGAACTGTCAAAAATGCCGATCTACTCCTACCTGAAAGCGGAGAGAATACTCAAGCATCAATACCTGTCGGTAAAAACATTGCTATACAATTGTATAAGCGAAGCACGttgtaattgcagctaaataaaagaaaagaatgacGACATGTGAACTATAATTGATCAGATACATATATTATTTCTGTCAACATCATTttctttattagaataatttatcATAGCCTAATTCAGTACCGTTTCGGAGAGCTTGCCGAGATAGTTCAGAAATTTGTCTTCAAAATTATAATGTTAAGATccataaaaagaaataattttgtatttgcGGTTTATTTGTGACAGTTTCACAATTTAGAATTTTGTAGAAACTCGTTTCAATAACATGGCGGAATTatagaattaattaaaataggTATAGTCTATGTTATGTATCAATCCAACTGATTATTTGCCGCTTTGACCATATGGTCTATAATTCCGAAAACTAGCAAGTAGTTGATGAAAAGTTAGTCGAAAAATTTT from Megalopta genalis isolate 19385.01 chromosome 3, iyMegGena1_principal, whole genome shotgun sequence harbors:
- the ZnT49B gene encoding solute carrier family 30 member 9 isoform X1, with the translated sequence MFRRSSKLLRLIHNIGRYNNDCVYIFQVGYVKRCASTLITCNRSTRCKLHVVNNSLSLKRGGQMNDHRWILIPTSRSISVFTKLQKEDSSNVVQKTEEQPAQRIIELKEENLGQLKERQLTLEPVSTTDDHIKKEKSQDIGVEGTDIAAAKKAKKKKVDRSTSSLERNFITPVRAMSDFLLKPSDLEDLPKTKRRSPYEFEPPITVYWRKDVEAKALEVWGSRDALIKELLKKELEQKAYQQNVFTVKRRLRDYRREMGSKAKFTQEHEGLFGRSGKVVLIAIAINACNFICKLFAWVYTGSHSMFAECVHSAADTCNQLILAYGIHKSVQNPDPDHPYGYTNMKYVSSLISGVGIFCVGAGLSFYHGIHGLLYPTSVEPFYWAYCVLAGSLVSEGATLLVAIQSIKKGAEEKQRTFKEYVFAGQDPSVNVVLLEDFASVVGITTATIFMSLTSYTGNSMYDAIGSILGGFLLGGVASFIINTNTAALIGRSISHDDLDKINAELESDIMVRATYDVKGIDMGNNLVRYKAEIDFDGRELTRSYLDKNDLVAMLKEVRGMKNIDELETFMLKNGEGIVDMVGGEIDRMELKLKKKHPEIRHCDLEIL
- the ZnT49B gene encoding solute carrier family 30 member 9 isoform X2, with translation MFRRSSKLLRLIHNIGRYNNDCVYIFQVGYVKRCASTLITCNRSTRCKLHVVNNSLSLKRGGQMNDHRWILIPTSRSISVFTKLQKEDSSNVVQKTEEQPAQRIIELKEENLGQLKERQLTLEPVSTTDDHIKKEKSQDIGVEAKKKKVDRSTSSLERNFITPVRAMSDFLLKPSDLEDLPKTKRRSPYEFEPPITVYWRKDVEAKALEVWGSRDALIKELLKKELEQKAYQQNVFTVKRRLRDYRREMGSKAKFTQEHEGLFGRSGKVVLIAIAINACNFICKLFAWVYTGSHSMFAECVHSAADTCNQLILAYGIHKSVQNPDPDHPYGYTNMKYVSSLISGVGIFCVGAGLSFYHGIHGLLYPTSVEPFYWAYCVLAGSLVSEGATLLVAIQSIKKGAEEKQRTFKEYVFAGQDPSVNVVLLEDFASVVGITTATIFMSLTSYTGNSMYDAIGSILGGFLLGGVASFIINTNTAALIGRSISHDDLDKINAELESDIMVRATYDVKGIDMGNNLVRYKAEIDFDGRELTRSYLDKNDLVAMLKEVRGMKNIDELETFMLKNGEGIVDMVGGEIDRMELKLKKKHPEIRHCDLEIL